The DNA window cttagagagaaatggaaggttagatataggtctataattggctaaaacacctgaatcaagagtaggcttcttaagaagaggtttaattacagctactttaaaggactgtgggacatagcctgttactaaagacagattgatcatatctagtaaagaagtgctcactaagggtaaggcttccttaagcagcctagttgggatgggatctaagagacaggttgatggtttagctgaacaaatcattgaagttagttcagacaagtctactggagaaaaacagtccaaatatatgtcaggatttacagctgtttctaaggtgcctgttgagggcaggaggtgatgaattttgtctctaatgaACCTGAATCCcgttgaacatctgtggaaagagctgaaacttgcagctGAGAGACGGCagccatcaaacctgagagaactggagcagtttgctgAAGATGAGTCGgaactaccagtgaagaagaggcTGAACTActagtgaagaagagtctgaactaccagtgaagaagagtctgaactaccagtgaagaagagtctgaactaccagtgaagaagaggctgaactaccagtgaagaagagtctgaactactagtgaagaagagtctgaactaccagtgaagaagagtctgaactaccagtgaagaagagtctgaactaccagtgaagaagagtctgaactaccagtgaagaagagtctgaaccaccagcgaagaagagtctgaaccaccagcaaagaagagtctgaaccaccagcgaagaagagtctgaaccaccagtgaagaagagtctgaactaccagcgaagaagagtctgaaccacCGGTggagaagagtctgaactaccggtggagaagagtctgaactaccagtgaagaagagtctgaactaccagcgaagaagagtctgaaccacCGGTGGAGAAGAGGCTGAACTACCAGTgtagaagagtctgaactaccagtgaagaagagtctgaactactagtgaagaagagtctgaactactagtgaagaagagtctgaactaccagtgaagaagagtctgaactaccagcgaagaagagtctgaaccacCGGTggagaagagtctgaactaccggtggagaagagtctgaactaccagtgaggaagagtctgaactaccagtgaagaagagtctgaactaccagtgaagaagagtctgaactaccagCGAAGAAGAGGCTGAACTTCCAGTGGAGAAGAGGctgaactaccagtgaagaagagtctgaactaccagCGAAGAAGAGGCTGAACttccagtgaagaagagtctgaactaccagtgaagaagagtctgaactactagcgaagaagagtctgaactaccgGTGGAGAAGAGGCTGAACTACCAGcgaagaagagtctgaactaccagtggagaagaGGCTGAACTACCAGCGAAGAAGAGgctgaactaccagtggagaagagtctgaactaccagtggagaagagtctgaactaccagtggagaagaGGCTGAACTACCAGcgaagaagagtctgaactaccagtggagaagagtctgaactaccagtggagaagagtctgaactaccagtggagaagagtctgaactaccagtggagaagaGGCTGGACTACTAGTggagaagagtctgaactaccggtgtagaagagtctgaactaccagtggagaagagtctgaactaccggcggagaagagtctgaactaccagtggagaagagtctgaactaccggtgtagaagagtctgaactaccgGTGGAGAAGAGGCTGAACTACCAGTTaagaagagtctgaaccaccagtgaagaagagtagaaaccttattcagacTTACAGAAAGagcttgactgcagttattgtcTCCAAAGGCTGAGCTACTAAATATTAAGATATTTTTGgctattttcatttgttttattgtattaattaatattttaagttgtaaatcaaaagcacagtttcatttatattcaatgtgaaataaagaatgatgaaTATCAGATACTTCTGTCAGTTGCATGTTGATAcagagaatttttttaaaaatttaaaaggtGGAAGGTTTCCAATATTTCTGTATAATAAATCTGTGTTGCTCACACGCAGGATTCACTTCTGACGTCTTGCATTAAGCAGTTAAACTAGAAATTAAAATATCTGCATATTCAGCTTGTGAACTCTTCACTGAGAAGATTTACACTTTCAGAGTTTTTGATGTATTTGAACTTTCTGTATATATGAACTAATGTTTTAACAAAGCGATTGTTGGATTGTTTCCGGTTAATGTTCAGTTGTCTTGTTTAAATCAGTTAGATATCTATTAAGACATAAAGTGATATTTTATGAAGATCCACAATTTTACTGTAACAGATAAGACATTTTAACAGCAGCTGTACTTCTGGTTTTCTCTGAACGTAGTAAAAGTggtttaacctcttaacatccactgGGCCAGTTGTAAGCAGCAGCGTCACGCAGTAACGAGTCAAAGCAATGGGCACAGttggccaattggagatgatGGGAGAGGTTCGGGGACcccagtgacaccacaaactataAACCAGCTCCCATAAGGTTCGGCCTGAAGGTCTGGAATATTATACGGGTTGACAGGATGTAGAAGGTTTGtggtgttctgcatagttctggcataaagcatgtcctgattattgttattcatgtctgactcattatagacgaggaccaaaCACTTTGTTGAGCCTTATTGGAACTGATGTAGAAACTAGAAGACGTCACCTGTCAGATGAAGCCTGATAACCTGCATCATGGCCTCACAGGTCTTCTGTCatggatgttaagaggttaaacaCTCTGCTGCATGCAGATGGAAAATATATGAAGTTACACTCTTTAATCTCACTTGTATATTTTAAAAGGCTGCTCTCATGAATTTGCTTTTCTTAATGTGAGAATAATGTCTGTCTGCTTtaactgtgaatgtttgttcTTGTACTCAGACTTGTATTAACCCTGATCTCAGTAAGATgacctgtttaaataaagaattaaataaataaaacaaatctacaaattcaaatttttttatctttcttaaCAAAATACTAATTTCATAGTTGAATATTTTAGttgattatttaatttcttttcccCTCAAATATGTAGGGTtgcattaaaaattaaattaaaattaaattaagtgtCCACATACagagtatatatatacatacatgtatgtatatgtatatatatctgATATTGATCACAGTTCTAGGCGTTAATCTGTTTGTATTTCTATCTTTGGCTGCAGGTCTATGTTTATCTCCttcccctccacacacacacacacacacacacacacacacacccgtgACCAGCTGATCTTTGTTGTGCGTAACGCCGTCACGCAGACGCccccctcacccctcctcccccctcctcctcagcGTATGGaggatttatatttatttcctcCTCTCCGTCTCCACCGCCGCGTCCATTACCGCCGTGAAGACCCGAGAAGCGCAGCGGACACCGCGACAGCTGCAGGCCGAGCAGCAGGGCCGGACCGCCGGGGAGGAGCGCAGGATGAGAGCCGCAGCCGGGACGGAGAGACGACCGGAGCCGCCGCCGCTGAACCCCGGAGAGGACGACATGACTGCGGCATAACAGGCGAGAGCACGCCGCTGCGCCTGTCGGTGAGTGAGGGAGGGACGGAGGGGTGAGACAGGGgcgagggagggatggaggggtgaGGGAGGTATTGATGAGGGATTGAGGGGTGAGACAGGGGcgagggaggggtgagggaggCAGGGGTGAGGGAGGTATTGATGAGGGAtggaggggtgaggggggggggtgagggagggagggagggaggtatTGATGAGGGATGGAGGGGTGAGACAGGGgcgagggagggatggaggggtgagggagggagatgTGAGTGACGGAGGGGTGAGACAGGGGCGAGGGAGGGGTGAGAGAGGCAGGGGTGAGGGAGGTATTGATGAGGGATGGAGGGGTGAGACAGGGgcgagggagggatggaggggtgaGGGAGGTATTGATGAGGGATTGAGGGGTGAGACAGGGGcgagggaggggtgagggaggCAGGGGTGAGGGAGGTATTGATGAGGGAtggaggggtgagggggggggggggggagggagggaggggtgagggaggTATTGATGAGGAATTGAGGGGTGAGGGAGGCAGgggtgagggacggaggggtGAGACAGGGGCGAGGGAGGGGTGAGAGAGGCAGGGGTGAGGGAGGTATTGATGAGGGATGGAGGGGTGAGACAGGGgcgagggagggatggaggggtgaGGGAGGTATTGATGAGGGATTGAGGGGTGAGACAGGGGCGAGGGAGGGGTAAGGGAGGCAGGGGTGAGGGAGGTATTGATGAGGGATGgaggggtgagggagggagggagggaggggtgagggaggTATTGATGAGGAATTGAGGGGTGAGACAGGGGTGAGGAAGGGACGGAGGGGTGAGGGAGGTATTGATGAGGGATGGAGGGGTGAGACAGGGGcgagggaggggtgagggaggCAGGGGTGAGGGAGGTATTGATGAGGGAtggaggggtgagggggggggggggtgagggagggaggggtgagggaggTATTGATGAGGAATTGAGGGGTGAGGGAGGCAGgggtgagggacggaggggtGAGACAGGGGCGAGGGAGGGGTGAGAGAGGCAGGGGTGAGGGAGGTATTGATGAGGGATGGAGGGGTGAGACAGGGgcgagggagggatggaggggtgaGGGAGGTATTGATGAGGGATTGAGGGGTGAGACAGGGGCGAGGGAGGGGTAAGGGAGGCAGGGGTGAGGGAGGTATTGATGAGGGATGgaggggtgagggagggagggagggaggggtgagggaggTATTGATGAGGAATTGAGGGGTGAGACAGGGGTGAGGAAGGGACGGAGGGGTGAGGGAGGTATTGATGAGGGATGGAGGGGTGAGACAGGGGcgagggaggggtgagggaggcaggggtgagggaggggtgagggagggTTGAGGGAGGTATTGATGAGGGATGGAGGGGTGAGACAGGGGcgagggaggggtgagggaggcaggggtgagggaggggtgagggaggTATTGATGAAGGATGGAGGGGTGAGGGACAGAGGGGTGAGGGGGGGTGAGGGAGGTATTGATGAGGGATTGAGGGGTGAAGGGGTGAAGGATGGAGGGGTGAGGGACAGAGGGgtgagggaggggtgagggaggTATTGATGAGGGATTGAGGGGTGAAGGGGTGAAGGATGGAGGGGTGAGGGAGGTATTGATGAGGGATTGAGGGGTGAAGGGGTGAAGGATGGAGGGGTGAGGGACAGAGGGGTGAGGGACAGAGGGgtgagggaggggtgagggacAGAGGGGTGAGGCAGAGTTCCTCGGCTGGACAAAATAATGTGAACAGGTGCAGCTATGTggccttcatcatcatcatcatcatcgtcgtcgtgTGTTTCTCTGCAGGCGGGATGTCCGGACCAGCCGGACCCCCCGGGACGGAGCCGGGCCCGGAGCTGCCGGATCTGAGCCACCTGACGGAGGAGGAGCGCAGCATCATCCTGTCGGTGATGGACAGacagaagaaggaggaggagaaggagcagagCATGCTGAAGTAAGGAGggtt is part of the Thunnus albacares chromosome 19, fThuAlb1.1, whole genome shotgun sequence genome and encodes:
- the LOC122970364 gene encoding proline-rich protein 36-like, producing MMMMMMKPRNSASPLCPSPLPHPSVPHPSVPHPSILHPFTPQSLINTSLTPPSFTPSPLNPSSIPPSPLPHPSVPHPSILHPFTPQSLINTSLTPPHPSVPHPSILHQYLPHPSLTPASLTPPSPLSHPSIPHQYLPQPSLTPPSPLPPSPLPRPCLTPPSLINTSLTPPSLPHPCLTPQFLINTSLTPPSLPPSPLHPSSIPPSPLPPLPLPRPCLTPQSLINTSLTPPSLPRPCLTPPSLINTSLTPASLTPPSPLSHPSVPHPCLPHPSIPHQYLPHPSLPHPPPPSPLHPSSIPPSPLPPSPLPRPCLTPPSLINTSLTPPSLPHPCLTPQFLINTSLTPPSLPPSPLHPSSIPPSPLPPLPLPRPCLTPQSLINTSLTPPSLPRPCLTPPSLINTSLTPASLTPPSPLSHPSVPHPCLPHPSIPHQYLPHPSLPPPPPPSPLHPSSIPPSPLPPSPLPRPCLTPQSLINTSLTPPSLPRPCLTPPSLINTSLTPASLTPPSPLSHPSVTHISLPHPSIPPSPLSHPSIPHQYLPPSLPHPPPSPLHPSSIPPSPLPPSPLPRPCLTPQSLINTSLTPPSLPRPCLTPPSLPHSPTGAAACSRLLCRSHVVLSGVQRRRLRSSLRPGCGSHPALLPGGPALLLGLQLSRCPLRFSGLHGGNGRGGGDGEEEININPPYAEEEGGGGVRGASA